A region of the Helicobacteraceae bacterium genome:
CTTGATTAACCGAAACGTAAGGTCCGACGGCTACGCGGTTTAGCTCCTTCGCAAATACTTTGGCGTCGTAGCCCCTCTCGATCAGCTTGCGGCTCAAATCCGCTGCGTTTTGCGGATTGGAAAACGCGCCGATCTGTATCCAAAACGAAGCCTCCGCTTGGTCGTCCGTTGGCGCCTGTTCAAAGATTGGCTCCGTTTGCGGCGCGCTAGCGCTCGCTTCGTCTCTATAGATCGGTTCTATAGACGGAAGCGGCGTTTTGGGCATAGTCAGCGGCGTTTTTGCGGGGAGTTGATCGTTGGGAAAACGGCTGTCAATCAGATACTCGTCCTCTTTTGCCCAAGCCTCCGACTTAATAAAGTTATCGGCAAACGAGAGATAGGCAAAACAAAACGATATAAAAAGCAGGCGGATCATCTGTTCTCCTTTGCGACATTTTACAGCATAATCGTCAAAAAATCCGCGTTTATCTCGCTCCCCTCGCGGCGGCGTTCCACGCGGCTCGCAACGCGGAGCGATCCGCGACTTTGTCGTTCGTTTCATGCGCGATAATGGTATTTAGCAAAACCGTTGGGTGCGGCTCGTCGTAGCAGTTGCGCGCGTTAGCAAGCTCGCTATCCGCGCTTAGCGTCGTAGCCGCCACGCTTACGCCGCAGGCGATCAAAGCCGTAGCTTTACGCGCGGTTCCGTTTGGCTTTAGCGAAGCTATTACGCCCACGTCAAGAGCGCAAATAACGCTTAGATCGTCTTTGGCGATCGTTTCGGCAAGCGCCACGCTGGCGATATTATACTGACGGCACAGCCACATAAACGGCTCGATCTGCGCGTCGTCGTCGGTTAGGGCGATCAGTTTAAGATTTTTGTGGTAACTGCTAGTTAGCGCCTCTATCAACAGTTTGTGTCCGCTATGCTCGCTAACGCCGCCCATAATGCCTATTAGCACGTTCTCTTCTCTTAAACCTAGCCTGGCGCGGACTTCGGCGCGATATTTTCGGCGATCGGACTCCTTGAGCGGATCAAGCCCGCCATAAACGACGAAAACGCGA
Encoded here:
- a CDS encoding glycosyltransferase codes for the protein MNILFALFEREYNDAVWHALNVAVALRQDGHDVRIALAANSPIAREVKAAKAPIETILSAKSGLLAYLHQRATFKALQSRFKVDLLVSYGETPCASSQLKGAGFINAVCEIGEKIAWIKRAKRVIAASKAVKNDLIERYGVKSDRVFVVYGGLDPLKESDRRKYRAEVRARLGLREENVLIGIMGGVSEHSGHKLLIEALTSSYHKNLKLIALTDDDAQIEPFMWLCRQYNIASVALAETIAKDDLSVICALDVGVIASLKPNGTARKATALIACGVSVAATTLSADSELANARNCYDEPHPTVLLNTIIAHETNDKVADRSALRAAWNAAARGAR
- a CDS encoding SPOR domain-containing protein — translated: MIRLLFISFCFAYLSFADNFIKSEAWAKEDEYLIDSRFPNDQLPAKTPLTMPKTPLPSIEPIYRDEASASAPQTEPIFEQAPTDDQAEASFWIQIGAFSNPQNAADLSRKLIERGYDAKVFAKELNRVAVGPYVSVNQAEEALYNVRLFEPNAFITKADRFK